From Rhodamnia argentea isolate NSW1041297 chromosome 10, ASM2092103v1, whole genome shotgun sequence, a single genomic window includes:
- the LOC115742327 gene encoding caffeic acid 3-O-methyltransferase: MGSTGSETQMTPTQVSDEEANLFAMQLTSASVLPMVLKAAIELDLLEIMAKAGPGAYLSPGEVASQLPTRNPDAPVMLDRIFRLLASYSVLTCTLRNLPDGKVERLYGLAPVCKFLVKNADGVSISPLSLMNQDKVLMESWYHLKDAVLEGGIPFNKAYGMTAFEYHGTDPRFNKIFNRGMSDHSTVTMKKILETYKGFEGLKTVVDVGGGTGAVLSMIVAKYPSIKGINFDLPHVIEDAPSFPGIEHVGGDMFVSIPKGDAIFMKWICHDWSDEHCAKFLRNCYDALPKNGKVIVAECMLPEYPDPSLATKSVIHIDCIMLAHNPGGKERTEKEFEALAKGAGFQGFRVMGCAFNTYIMEFLKTA; the protein is encoded by the exons ATGGGTTCGACCGGATCGGAGACCCAGATGACCCCGACCCAAGTCTCGGACGAGGAGGCCAACCTCTTCGCCATGCAGCTGACCAGCGCCTCCGTGCTCCCCATGGTCCTCAAGGCCGCCATCGAGCTCGACCTCCTCGAGATCATGGCCAAGGCCGGGCCGGGCGCTTACCTTTCCCCCGGCGAGGTCGCCTCCCAGCTCCCGACCCGGAACCCCGACGCCCCGGTCATGCTCGACCGGATCTTCCGGCTGCTGGCCAGCTACTCCGTCCTCACGTGCACCCTCCGCAACCTCCCCGACGGCAAGGTCGAGCGGCTTTACGGCTTGGCTCCGGTGTGCAAGTTCTTGGTCAAGAACGCGGATGGGGTCTCCATCTCCCCACTCAGCTTGATGAACCAGGACAAAGTCCTCATGGAAAGCTG GTATCACCTGAAAGATGCGGTCCTTGAAGGCGGAATCCCGTTCAACAAGGCGTACGGGATGACAGCGTTTGAGTATCACGGCACCGACCCGCGATTCAACAAGATCTTCAACCGGGGAATGTCTGATCACTCCACCGTTACCATGAAGAAGATACTGGAAACGTACAAGGGCTTCGAGGGCCTCAAGACAGTGGTCGATGTCGGAGGCGGCACCGGGGCCGTGCTCAGCATGATCGTTGCCAAATACCCTTCGATTAAAGGGATCAATTTCGATTTGCCTCACGTGATTGAAGACGCTCCATCCTTTCCCG GTATCGAGCACGTTGGAGGCGACATGTTCGTCAGCATTCCAAAGGGAGATGCCATTTTCATGAAG TGGATATGCCACGATTGGAGCGATGAACATTGCGCAAAGTTTCTCAGGAACTGCTACGATGCGCTTCCCAAAAACGGAAAGGTGATTGTTGCAGAGTGCATGCTCCCTGAGTACCCAGACCCGAGCCTAGCGACCAAGAGTGTGATCCACATCGACTGCATCATGTTGGCCCACAACCCAGGCGGGAAAGAGAGGACGGAGAAGGAGTTCGAGGCGTTGGCCAAAGGGGCGGGATTTCAGGGTTTCCGAGTCATGGGTTGCGCTTTCAACACTTACATCATGGAGTTCTTGAAGACTGCTTGA
- the LOC115742329 gene encoding protein DOWNY MILDEW RESISTANCE 6-like, with amino-acid sequence MDTKVISTGKRYTALPESYIRPESERPKLSEVSTCEDVPVVDLGCPNRAQIVEAIAYASSVFGFFQVVNHGVSKEAVADMLRVATEFFSMPVEEKLKLYSDDPSKTMRLSTSFNVNKEKVHNWRDYLRLHCYPLEKYVPEWPSNPSSFKDVVSNYCEEVRALGYKIEELISESLGLESGRVAGVLGEQGQHMAVNFYPPCPEPELTYGLPAHTDPNALTILLQDSQVAGLQVLKDGKWLAVQPIPDAFVINIGDQLQALSNGKYKSVWHRAIVNADKPRMSIASFLCPCDDALISPPESLVGEGSVAVYRDFTYAEYYKRFWSRNLDQEHCLELFKNSRNSAGSDTSSSILGTG; translated from the exons ATGGACACGAAGGTCATATCCACCGGGAAGCGGTACACCGCCCTGCCGGAGAGCTACATCCGGCCCGAATCCGAACGCCCGAAGCTCTCCGAGGTCTCCACCTGCGAGGACGTCCCCGTCGTCGACTTGGGCTGCCCCAACCGAGCCCAAATCGTCGAGGCCATCGCCTACGCCTCCTCCGTCTTCGGCTTCTTCCAG GTTGTGAACCACGGGGTGTCGAAGGAGGCGGTGGCGGACATGCTGCGAGTGGCGACGGAGTTCTTCAGCATGCCGGTGGAGGAGAAGCTGAAGCTCTACTCCGACGACCCTTCCAAGACAATGAGACTGTCCACGAGCTTCAACGTCAACAAAGAGAAGGTCCACAACTGGCGAGACTATCTAAGGCTTCATTGTTATCCCCTCGAGAAGTACGTTCCGGAATGGCCTTCGAACCCTTCTTCATTCAA GGATGTTGTGAGTAATTACTGCGAGGAAGTGAGAGCTCTAGGATACAAAATTGAGGAGCTGATATCGGAGAGCTTGGGCCTGGAAAGCGGTCGCGTGGCCGGGGTGTTGGGCGAGCAGGGTCAGCACATGGCCGTGAACTTCTACCCGCCGTGTCCCGAGCCAGAACTTACCTACGGACTCCCGGCCCACACGGACCCGAATGCGCTCACCATTCTCCTTCAGGACTCGCAGGTCGCGGGCCTTCAGGTCCTCAAGGACGGCAAGTGGCTCGCTGTCCAGCCCATCCCCGATGCCTTCGTCATCAACATTGGCGATCAACTGCAG GCATTGAGTAACGGGAAGTACAAAAGCGTGTGGCACCGGGCGATTGTCAATGCTGACAAGCCGAGGATGTCGATTGCCTCATTCCTCTGCCCGTGTGACGACGCGCTGATCAGCCCGCCGGAGTCACTGGTAGGAGAGGGATCTGTAGCTGTGTACAGGGACTTCACCTATGCAGAATATTACAAGAGGTTCTGGAGCCGGAATCTGGATCAGGAGCACTGCCTGGAGCTTTTCAAGAACTCGCGCAATTCGGCAGGAAGTGACACATCATCCTCCATTCTCGGAACGGGTTAA
- the LOC115742331 gene encoding protein TRANSPARENT TESTA GLABRA 1: protein MENSTQESHHLRSENSVTHESPYPLYAMAVSSSPSRHHNHRIALGSFLEEYTNRVDVVSFDPDSLSIKTHPGLSFDHPYPPTKLMFHPPSSNPSKSDLLASSGDYLRLWEVRENSIESVAVLNNSKTSEFCAPLTSFDWNEIEPKRIGTCSIDTTCTIWDIEKNAVETQLIAHDKEVYDIAWGEARVFASVSADGSVRIFDLRDKEHSTIIYESPQPDTPLLRLAWNKQDLRYMATILMDSNKVVILDIRSPALPVAELERHRASVNAIAWAPHTCRHICSAGDDSQALIWELPTVAGPNGIDPMSMYSAGSEINQLQWCAAQPDWIAISFSNKMQLLKV, encoded by the coding sequence ATGGAGAACTCGACCCAAGAGTCCCACCACCTGAGATCCGAGAACTCCGTGACCCACGAGTCCCCCTACCCTCTCTACGCCATGGCcgtctcctcctccccctcccgcCACCACAACCACCGCATCGCCCTCGGAAGCTTCCTCGAGGAGTACACCAACCGGGTCGACGTCGTCTCCTTCGACCCGGACTCGCTCTCCATCAAGACCCACCCGGGCCTCTCCTTCGACCACCCCTACCCGCCTACCAAACTCATGTTCCACCCCCCTTCGAGCAACCCCTCGAAATCGGACCTCCTGGCCTCCTCCGGCGACTATCTCCGCCTCTGGGAGGTCCGAGAGAACTCGATCGAGTCGGTCGCGGTCCTCAACAACAGCAAGACGAGCGAATTCTGCGCCCCACTGACGTCGTTCGACTGGAACGAGATTGAGCCCAAGAGGATCGGCACCTGCAGCATCGACACCACATGCACGATCTGGGACATCGAGAAGAACGCGGTCGAGACGCAGCTGATCGCTCACGACAAGGAGGTTTACGACATTGCCTGGGGCGAAGCTAGGGTTTTCGCTTCTGTTTCCGCTGATGGGTCGGTGCGGATCTTCGACTTGAGAGACAAGGAGCATTCGACGATCATTTACGAGAGCCCTCAACCCGATACTCCGTTGCTCAGACTGGCTTGGAACAAGCAGGACTTGAGATACATGGCCACTATTTTGATGGACAGCAATAAAGTTGTGATCTTGGACATAAGGTCGCCGGCGTTGCCAGTCGCAGAGCTCGAGCGGCATCGGGCAAGCGTTAATGCAATTGCGTGGGCTCCACATACTTGTAGGCACATTTGTTCGGCCGGGGATGACTCTCAGGCGCTCATTTGGGAGTTGCCCACCGTTGCTGGTCCCAATGGGATTGACCCGATGTCGATGTATTCTGCTGGGTCCGAGATAAACCAGTTGCAGTGGTGTGCAGCGCAGCCGGATTGGATTGCTATCTCGTTTTCAAACAAGATGCAGCTTTTGAAAGTTTGA
- the LOC115742333 gene encoding uncharacterized protein LOC115742333 → MSQPPQPITKSRHHHHLAFLRHQPSATLPELLFNALSVLFLFSHPSSSSSSSSSSTAATAKAKALKIPFLSCHLNLRRFLRIPTMSRPCPKIHRRFATPQSLSDWLEPRLPSDSFASWGVKPGTKNVHNLWLEISEGETSLADSFPPIRTINVVSVHVVGANGRVLVESRQELSDGSIRNRCRPLSEKMKPSETPEMAVIRAVREELGSVIRVEAGDIGDVVRIVPGSYKMKVEERNSLSYPGLPACYMLHSFEVEVEGLPEDAEFCTEEEEEYEGGGDAVVANRAVSVRRHYWKWVSADSIES, encoded by the coding sequence ATGTCACAGCCGCCGCAACCCATCACCAAAAGCCGCCATCACCACCACCTTGCGTTCCTCCGCCACCAACCCAGCGCCACCCTGCCTGAGCTCCTCTTCAATGCCCTCTCGgtcctcttcctcttttcccacccctcttcctcttcctcttcctcctcctcctccaccgctGCCACCGCTAAAGCCAAAGCCCTAAAGATCCCCTTTTTGTCTTGCCACTTAAACCTCCGGCGGTTCCTCAGAATCCCCACCATGTCTCGCCCCTGCCCTAAGATCCACCGCCGCTTTGCCACCCCGCAGTCCCTCTCCGACTGGCTCGAGCCGCGGCTCCCCTCCGACTCCTTCGCCTCCTGGGGCGTCAAGCCCGGCACCAAGAATGTCCACAACCTCTGGCTCGAGATATCCGAGGGCGAGACCTCGCTCGCCGATTCCTTCCCTCCGATCCGCACCATCAATGTCGTCTCGGTCCATGTCGTCGGAGCCAACGGCCGGGTTCTCGTCGAGTCGCGCCAGGAATTGTCCGACGGCAGCATCCGCAATCGGTGCAGGCCCTTGTCGGAGAAGATGAAGCCAAGCGAGACCCCCGAGATGGCGGTGATCAGGGCCGTGAGGGAAGAATTGGGATCAGTGATTCGGGTGGAGGCCGGGGATATAGGGGATGTTGTGAGGATTGTTCCGGGATCATATAAGATGAAAGTGGAGGAGAGGAATTCACTGTCTTATCCGGGATTGCCAGCGTGTTACATGTTGCATTCGTTCGAGGTGGAGGTCGAGGGACTGCCGGAGGACGCAGAGTTCTGcacggaggaggaagaggaataCGAAGGTGGAGGCGATGCAGTTGTGGCGAACAGGGCGGTTTCCGTGAGGAGGCATTACTGGAAATGGGTGAGTGCCGATTCTATTGAATCTTGA
- the LOC115742315 gene encoding NDR1/HIN1-like protein 26: MSRVLISSPEHCERRGFNTDARYKKLLFAFFTALTLFLALVVLVWLILHPTKPQFTIKEADINQLNLSSPRLNYSIRLTLLTENPNGKVGIYYDNLQVYVAYRGQQITEESTLPPFYQGQQHSDLLTASLVGNGLPVAASLSYQVGRDQTAGQLVLSVKVNGQLRWKVGTWVSRQYTLNVNCTVVMAFQPSALVTPLSSKQGSRCSTSI, encoded by the coding sequence ATGTCTAGAGTGCTTATCAGTTCACCGGAGCACTGTGAAAGGCGAGGATTCAACACCGACGCACGCTACAAGAAGCTGCTTTTCGCGTTCTTCACTGCCCTGACTTTGTTCCTCGCACTGGTTGTTCTTGTTTGGCTCATCCTTCACCCGACCAAGCCTCAGTTCACCATCAAGGAAGCTGATATCAACCAGCTTAACCTCTCCAGTCCTCGCCTCAACTACTCTATCCGGCTCACTTTGCTCACCGAGAATCCAAATGGAAAGGTCGGGATTTACTACGACAACCTACAAGTTTATGTCGCTTATAGGGGTCAGCAGATAACGGAAGAATCCACTCTGCCTCCTTTCTACCAAGGGCAACAACATAGCGATCTCCTGACTGCTTCCTTGGTTGGGAATGGACTTCCAGTGGCTGCTTCTCTCAGTTACCAAGTGGGACGAGATCAGACGGCTGGGCAGCTAGTGTTGAGCGTCAAGGTGAACGGACAGCTGCGGTGGAAGGTTGGGACTTGGGTTTCCAGGCAATACACTCTCAATGTCAATTGCACCGTGGTCATGGCCTTTCAGCCCAGTGCCCTGGTTACCCCCTTAAGTTCGAAGCAGGGAAGTCGGTGTTCGACTTCCATATAA